In the genome of Hyphobacterium sp. CCMP332, one region contains:
- a CDS encoding glycosyltransferase family 2 protein, whose translation MPIISVLIPVFNEDISGLAEDLSKAVKIAQSNIEVIFSDDASTNQELSQQNAKFISKLSGFTYSIQESNLGYCENRNSLAEQARGEYLLFLDADIRLLKDDFLKKWIEQTPSNIFLCGGNVYQSKAPKNPKKILKWKHGKKREEAVFTIRNLNPHLKFWASNFMVMKSLFLQVPFDRQSKNYGYNDTVYAYLLMKQNIPVKHIDNPVLNTGLIENREFLKRTEEAIGNLIFFESQAYIEKDFKKFISLLSVENKLKKLGLRATAKFILSKIEKKLLRNLMSEWPNLRNLDLFKLHLLLQLRDK comes from the coding sequence ATGCCGATTATTTCTGTGCTAATTCCTGTTTTCAATGAAGACATAAGTGGTCTTGCCGAAGATCTGAGCAAGGCTGTGAAAATAGCCCAATCAAACATAGAAGTCATATTCTCTGATGACGCCTCAACCAATCAAGAGCTAAGTCAACAAAATGCCAAGTTTATAAGTAAGCTAAGCGGGTTTACTTACTCCATTCAAGAAAGTAATCTCGGATATTGCGAAAACCGAAATAGTTTGGCAGAACAAGCCCGTGGTGAATATTTACTTTTTCTTGATGCTGATATCAGATTGCTTAAGGATGATTTTCTCAAGAAATGGATAGAGCAAACACCAAGCAATATATTTCTGTGTGGCGGAAATGTTTACCAATCGAAAGCTCCGAAAAACCCCAAAAAAATTCTTAAGTGGAAACACGGGAAAAAAAGAGAAGAAGCGGTATTCACAATAAGAAATCTGAATCCGCATTTAAAATTTTGGGCCTCGAATTTTATGGTTATGAAAAGTCTTTTTTTACAGGTTCCCTTCGATCGGCAAAGTAAAAATTACGGTTACAATGATACAGTTTATGCCTACTTATTGATGAAACAAAATATTCCGGTGAAACACATAGACAATCCGGTACTCAATACAGGTTTAATTGAAAATCGTGAATTTTTAAAGAGAACAGAGGAGGCTATAGGCAATTTGATTTTCTTTGAATCCCAGGCTTACATTGAAAAAGATTTTAAGAAATTTATTTCATTGCTTTCTGTTGAAAACAAATTGAAAAAGCTGGGATTAAGGGCCACAGCAAAGTTCATTTTATCAAAAATCGAAAAGAAACTACTCAGGAATTTAATGTCAGAGTGGCCTAATTTGCGGAATCTCGATTTATTTAAATTGCATCTATTGCTTCAATTAAGGGATAAATAG
- a CDS encoding glycosyltransferase, whose protein sequence is MKRIVFTVSNDLNFDQRMIKICTSLSNAGFDVLIIGFKKKNSIPLGKSIYQKERIPTLFQKGKMFYLEISVRLFFKLLFVRTDIISAVDTDTLLPSYIVAKFRSKKLVFDAHEYFSETSGLVGRSFEKKIWQWLENSLIPRVKNAYTVNESLAVIFKNKFNINFRVVLNTPELMELNKSDKASEHFYIYQGVLNKGRGLEELLQVFGQNNLELRIAGEGPLKKFLKKEIEIKGLGKRIKLLGNLKPEELRDLTKCAFAGFNLIEGKGKSYYYSLANKFFDYIHAEIPQIGMNFPEYKKINERFKVSILIDSFNEINHAIEQLESDQSLCKTMKENTLRAKKVYNWSNEERKLSEIYLSLN, encoded by the coding sequence GTGAAACGAATTGTATTCACGGTTTCTAATGACCTCAATTTTGATCAGAGAATGATCAAAATATGTACCTCATTGTCAAATGCCGGTTTTGATGTTCTAATTATTGGTTTTAAAAAGAAAAACTCAATTCCATTAGGCAAAAGTATTTATCAAAAAGAACGAATTCCCACACTATTTCAAAAAGGGAAAATGTTTTATTTAGAGATTTCAGTCCGACTGTTTTTTAAGCTATTATTTGTAAGAACAGATATCATTTCTGCGGTAGATACTGATACTTTACTTCCCTCATATATAGTTGCAAAATTTAGAAGTAAAAAACTTGTTTTTGATGCACATGAATACTTTTCTGAAACTTCAGGTCTGGTAGGCAGGTCTTTTGAAAAAAAGATTTGGCAATGGCTTGAAAACAGCCTCATACCAAGGGTTAAAAATGCATATACTGTTAACGAAAGTCTGGCAGTTATCTTCAAAAATAAGTTTAATATCAATTTTCGTGTTGTCCTTAATACTCCGGAATTAATGGAATTGAATAAATCCGATAAAGCCTCTGAACATTTCTATATATATCAAGGGGTATTAAATAAAGGAAGGGGTCTTGAAGAATTATTACAGGTATTTGGCCAAAACAATCTGGAATTGAGAATAGCCGGCGAAGGCCCATTAAAAAAGTTTCTTAAAAAGGAAATTGAAATCAAAGGCTTGGGCAAGAGAATTAAGCTATTAGGTAATTTGAAACCCGAAGAATTACGTGATTTAACGAAATGTGCTTTTGCGGGATTTAATCTAATCGAAGGTAAAGGGAAAAGCTATTATTACAGCCTTGCAAATAAATTTTTTGACTATATACATGCTGAAATCCCGCAAATTGGCATGAATTTTCCCGAATACAAAAAGATCAACGAAAGGTTTAAAGTGTCCATTTTAATAGATTCTTTTAACGAAATCAATCATGCCATTGAGCAATTGGAAAGTGACCAATCCTTATGCAAAACAATGAAAGAAAATACACTCAGAGCAAAGAAAGTGTATAATTGGAGTAATGAAGAAAGAAAATTGTCAGAGATCTATTTATCCCTTAATTGA
- the fsa gene encoding fructose-6-phosphate aldolase, with product MQFFIDTADLDEIREAQELGILDGVTTNPSLMAKVGISGKDAVFKHYKTICDIVDDNVSAEVIATDFKNIIKEGEELAAIDDKIVVKVPMIPDGVKAIKYFSEKGIRTNCTLIFNAGQALMAAKAGASYVSPFIGRLDDISSDGLNLIEQIVQIFDNYGIETEILAASIRHTMHLVQCAEIGADVATCPLSVIKGLFNHPLTDIGLKKFLEDAKKFN from the coding sequence GGCTCAGGAACTTGGAATCCTGGACGGAGTTACCACGAATCCCTCCTTAATGGCAAAAGTTGGAATTTCCGGAAAAGATGCAGTTTTCAAACATTATAAAACCATTTGCGATATTGTAGATGACAATGTAAGTGCTGAAGTAATTGCTACGGATTTTAAAAATATAATCAAAGAAGGTGAAGAACTTGCGGCAATCGATGATAAAATTGTTGTTAAAGTTCCTATGATACCGGATGGTGTAAAAGCCATCAAATATTTTTCTGAAAAAGGAATTCGGACCAATTGCACATTAATTTTTAATGCAGGACAAGCTCTAATGGCGGCAAAAGCCGGTGCCAGTTATGTTTCCCCTTTTATCGGAAGGTTAGATGACATATCAAGCGATGGTCTCAATCTGATTGAGCAGATCGTACAGATATTTGATAATTACGGTATTGAAACTGAAATATTGGCGGCATCCATCAGACATACGATGCATCTGGTCCAATGTGCTGAAATTGGAGCTGATGTGGCCACCTGTCCTTTATCGGTTATTAAGGGATTATTTAATCATCCCCTGACAGATATTGGACTTAAGAAGTTTCTGGAGGACGCCAAAAAATTCAATTAA
- a CDS encoding ATP-binding cassette domain-containing protein, which yields MSFAPDLVLEVRNAFIYQEENAVLKDISFNVTKGEFVYLIGRTGSGKSSLLKTLYADLPFNSGEIVIAGHRINGIPRKEIPELRRKIGIVFQDFQLLMDRSVEENLVFVMKATGWKESSKIKQRLSSVLMRVGLGSLGSKLPHQLSGGEQQRVAIARSLINDPQLLIADEPTGNLDPQVAEGILNLFQEINKGGTAVLMATHNHNFIEKIPARVIKCAENKIFDSKSESFSFTDIW from the coding sequence ATGTCATTTGCTCCTGATCTTGTTCTGGAAGTTAGAAACGCATTTATTTATCAGGAAGAAAATGCAGTTTTAAAGGACATTAGTTTTAATGTCACCAAAGGAGAATTCGTTTATCTCATAGGTAGAACCGGAAGTGGCAAAAGTTCACTTCTTAAAACACTTTATGCGGATCTACCATTCAATTCGGGCGAGATTGTCATTGCTGGTCATAGAATAAATGGTATTCCTCGAAAGGAAATACCCGAGCTCAGAAGAAAAATCGGAATAGTTTTTCAGGACTTTCAATTATTAATGGATAGAAGTGTTGAAGAAAACCTTGTTTTTGTAATGAAAGCCACAGGTTGGAAGGAAAGTTCAAAAATCAAGCAAAGACTTAGCAGTGTATTAATGAGGGTAGGCCTGGGCTCTTTGGGATCAAAACTTCCGCATCAACTTTCCGGTGGAGAACAGCAAAGAGTTGCCATTGCAAGATCACTGATTAACGATCCACAACTTTTAATTGCCGATGAGCCTACTGGTAATCTCGACCCCCAGGTAGCAGAAGGAATTCTTAATTTATTTCAGGAAATTAATAAGGGTGGTACAGCCGTCTTGATGGCAACGCATAATCACAACTTTATTGAGAAAATCCCGGCTAGAGTCATTAAATGTGCCGAGAATAAAATTTTCGATTCAAAATCCGAAAGTTTTTCTTTCACCGATATTTGGTAA
- a CDS encoding fructose-6-phosphate aldolase produces MYIIKVKGKAKIPDYIQLRDENYILMAYFRADRPLKKLEKYGLEGKEEALETLIKDLPFGKLKKLEL; encoded by the coding sequence ATGTATATCATCAAGGTAAAAGGCAAAGCCAAAATACCTGATTATATTCAGCTCAGGGATGAAAATTATATCCTTATGGCCTATTTTAGAGCTGACAGACCTTTAAAAAAACTGGAGAAATACGGATTGGAAGGGAAAGAAGAGGCTTTGGAAACTCTGATAAAAGACCTGCCTTTTGGAAAATTAAAAAAATTGGAATTATAA